The Tepidibacter aestuarii genome contains a region encoding:
- a CDS encoding diguanylate cyclase domain-containing protein, with translation MNKNIKYKILILSLSLEFLLITTFLFSKNNIKNIIDFMLFCSTLLTSVLGLFYGLIWSLVSSLFFVFLLGTYLMFNTIFNTPIEIAFENYYIWFLIIPIVAYTSGYLGNHTKDILSKLDFYTHNVGEYITIDMVTHFKNSKTFYIELKEEIDRAKRYENEFFSIVLIKIKYLNEFKSIYGLNQMNNLLGNIADKISSALRSSDKKYKVEHDTFALILPSTDLEGANNLKNRIKNDINLTTFNLENKNDKKIFTIECQASCNEYNDNLDTPIKIKKTLERELEYDV, from the coding sequence ATGAATAAAAACATAAAATACAAGATTTTAATTCTTTCATTATCACTAGAATTTTTATTAATAACAACATTTTTGTTCAGCAAAAATAATATCAAAAACATTATAGATTTTATGTTATTTTGCTCAACACTTTTGACATCTGTATTAGGTCTATTTTATGGTCTTATTTGGAGTTTAGTTTCAAGTTTGTTCTTCGTTTTTTTGCTTGGAACCTATCTTATGTTTAATACTATTTTTAATACTCCTATTGAGATAGCATTTGAAAATTACTATATATGGTTTTTAATCATTCCAATAGTAGCTTATACCTCTGGTTATTTAGGAAATCATACGAAAGATATATTATCAAAACTTGACTTTTATACTCATAATGTAGGTGAATATATAACCATAGACATGGTTACTCACTTTAAAAACTCAAAAACATTTTATATAGAATTAAAAGAAGAAATAGATAGAGCCAAAAGATACGAGAATGAATTTTTTTCTATAGTTCTTATAAAAATAAAATATTTGAATGAATTTAAATCTATATACGGGCTCAATCAAATGAACAATCTTTTAGGAAATATTGCTGATAAAATATCCTCTGCATTAAGATCATCTGATAAAAAGTATAAGGTAGAACACGATACTTTTGCATTAATACTTCCTAGCACAGATTTAGAAGGCGCAAATAATCTAAAGAATAGGATAAAGAACGATATAAATCTTACTACATTTAATCTTGAAAATAAAAATGATAAAAAAATATTTACTATAGAATGCCAAGCTTCATGCAACGAATACAACGATAATCTAGATACTCCTATAAAAATAAAAAAAACACTTGAAAGAGAACTAGAATATGATGTTTAA
- a CDS encoding glycosyltransferase yields MDNLNSIDYLFLYSITLIWITLLYQVLLSYSGFIYFLKTNDKRFDILDKINKFTDWPPVSILIPAHNEEKVILKTVSSLLNLNYPSDKLEIIVINDNSTDNTKNILLDICKTTDKNLKIINTTPLNGGKGKSNALNIGFKSSNSDFIAVYDADNTPNSMALRYLIYTLVSNDTYAAVIGKFRTRNKSRNLLTKFINIETLSFQWLSQGGRWFLFNLATIPGTNFVIRRSILDKLNGWDVKAIAEDTEISIRIYQMGYKICFMPLAITWEQEPETLKVWFNQRLRWVKGNLYVIHKYIPKIFKLKKLKLTLDLIYFFSTYLLFLSSIIISDTIFILGIISTIFGYSSLKISIEGNFLVIWIMAYILFILEISIVLTFEKGENKIKNVFYICIMYFTYCQLWILLGLKGIYEYIKDLIFKKEVKWNKTQRF; encoded by the coding sequence ATGGATAATTTAAATTCGATAGACTACTTATTTTTATACTCTATTACCCTTATATGGATTACTCTATTGTACCAAGTTCTTTTGTCATATTCAGGATTTATATATTTTTTAAAAACTAATGACAAAAGATTTGATATATTAGATAAAATAAACAAATTCACAGATTGGCCACCAGTATCCATATTAATACCTGCTCATAACGAAGAAAAAGTTATATTAAAAACTGTAAGTTCTCTGTTAAATCTTAACTATCCAAGCGATAAACTTGAAATAATAGTTATAAACGATAATTCTACTGATAATACTAAAAATATACTACTCGATATATGTAAAACTACTGATAAAAACTTAAAAATAATAAATACTACCCCACTAAATGGCGGTAAAGGAAAATCAAATGCCTTAAATATAGGATTTAAAAGTTCAAATTCAGACTTTATAGCCGTTTACGACGCTGATAATACACCAAATTCAATGGCACTAAGATATCTTATATATACACTAGTTTCAAATGATACATATGCAGCTGTAATAGGAAAATTCAGGACTAGAAACAAAAGTAGAAATTTATTAACTAAATTCATAAATATAGAAACACTGTCATTCCAATGGTTATCTCAAGGTGGCAGATGGTTTTTATTTAACTTAGCCACAATACCCGGAACTAACTTTGTAATAAGAAGAAGTATATTAGATAAATTAAACGGTTGGGATGTTAAAGCTATAGCTGAAGATACTGAGATAAGTATCAGAATATATCAAATGGGATATAAAATCTGCTTTATGCCACTTGCTATAACCTGGGAGCAAGAACCAGAGACCTTAAAAGTATGGTTTAATCAACGGCTACGATGGGTTAAAGGAAATTTATATGTTATTCATAAATATATTCCCAAAATATTTAAATTAAAAAAACTCAAGTTAACCTTGGATCTTATATATTTTTTTTCAACATATTTGCTGTTTTTATCTTCAATAATAATATCAGATACTATATTTATACTCGGAATAATCTCAACTATATTCGGTTATAGTTCATTAAAAATTTCTATAGAAGGGAATTTCTTAGTTATATGGATTATGGCTTATATCCTTTTTATATTAGAAATATCTATAGTACTAACTTTTGAAAAGGGAGAAAATAAAATAAAAAATGTATTCTACATATGTATAATGTATTTTACTTATTGTCAACTATGGATATTGCTAGGATTAAAAGGTATCTACGAATATATAAAGGATTTAATCTTTAAAAAAGAAGTCAAATGGAATAAAACTCAACGATTTTAA
- a CDS encoding cellulose biosynthesis cyclic di-GMP-binding regulatory protein BcsB gives MYVNGVFSTNTFYFSKDKYAILNDNNYIKINFTQTNKEKYDCSSITVYLNDIPLKSIQLNNFDLNSTFTVPLPKNKITDGPNIITIKSFTKLTEDLCCDELSTFNWLCFHKDTFIHLEYSLLHDATSISDFPYPYIISQRDFVENCYIVIPDNPSLDEAKGAIKMSILLSNYNPYKNSFFRTINYSNIDKYKNSNLIFILDKNNINKYFENNYIVSENEGFIKEIQSPYDKAKKILFISYDIDKSINALSKSKLSRQMLNSSQIIDFELADQKDDDDTDISFKDLNYNSVKLNGALSQSRTFYIQIPKGLKLSDDSYINLNFRYSSILNFENASINVYINDVPVNTKQLSKDLFNNDKLRFKIPKEFLNLKAFNLKVEFYLPLIKSNCDFIDDNVCFATILDSSYIHCSYSNQSSYSLYDYPAPFAMYNRSNSLSLIVEDLSNIDKINLYSIVLSSMNKSSNDFIDFDLYTSINSNLKNDNIILISSADKDTLIKKYNDNLYLQYNDDFSNFISNDKINIVNNNKNDLVSIQLLKSPLHQDKYMLVITSPSINTIYSTKDTLSNINAISSNIADVLILNEKGVKDYAYYREELSKANKKTRWVDTVNFQAKMIFVIVIFILVLISLVIISIIREAQKK, from the coding sequence ATGTACGTAAATGGAGTATTTTCTACCAATACATTCTACTTTTCTAAGGACAAGTACGCTATATTAAATGATAATAATTATATTAAAATTAACTTTACTCAAACAAATAAAGAAAAATATGACTGTTCCTCTATAACTGTTTATCTAAACGATATACCATTAAAAAGTATACAGTTAAATAATTTTGATTTGAACTCAACATTTACTGTACCTCTTCCTAAAAATAAAATAACTGACGGCCCAAACATCATAACAATCAAATCCTTTACTAAACTAACTGAGGATTTATGCTGCGATGAGTTAAGTACTTTTAATTGGCTTTGCTTTCATAAAGATACTTTTATTCATTTAGAATATTCTCTTTTACATGATGCAACAAGTATAAGTGACTTTCCATATCCTTATATAATAAGCCAAAGAGATTTTGTAGAAAACTGCTATATAGTTATACCTGATAATCCTTCTTTAGATGAAGCAAAGGGCGCTATAAAAATGTCAATATTATTATCAAACTACAATCCTTATAAAAATAGTTTTTTTAGGACAATAAACTACTCAAATATTGATAAATACAAAAACTCTAATCTAATATTTATATTAGATAAAAATAATATAAATAAGTATTTTGAAAATAATTATATAGTAAGTGAAAACGAAGGATTTATAAAGGAAATACAATCCCCTTATGACAAAGCAAAAAAAATCTTATTCATATCGTATGATATAGATAAATCTATAAATGCACTATCTAAAAGTAAATTATCTAGACAAATGCTAAATTCAAGCCAAATTATAGATTTTGAATTGGCCGATCAAAAAGATGATGATGACACAGACATATCCTTTAAAGATTTAAATTACAATAGCGTAAAATTAAATGGAGCTTTATCTCAAAGTAGAACGTTTTATATACAAATACCTAAGGGACTTAAGCTATCTGATGATTCATATATAAATTTAAATTTTAGATATTCTAGTATATTAAATTTTGAAAATGCATCAATTAATGTATATATAAATGATGTTCCTGTTAACACAAAACAACTGAGTAAAGATCTCTTTAACAATGATAAATTAAGATTTAAAATACCCAAAGAATTTTTAAACCTTAAAGCTTTTAATTTGAAAGTTGAATTTTATCTCCCTCTTATTAAATCAAACTGTGATTTTATAGATGACAATGTATGCTTTGCAACTATATTAGATTCATCTTATATCCACTGTTCATATAGTAATCAAAGCTCTTATTCACTATATGATTATCCAGCTCCATTTGCAATGTATAATAGATCAAATAGCTTAAGCCTAATAGTTGAAGATTTAAGTAATATAGACAAGATAAACCTATATTCAATTGTATTATCTAGCATGAATAAATCTTCAAACGACTTTATAGACTTTGATTTATATACAAGTATAAATAGTAACCTTAAAAATGATAATATTATATTGATTTCATCAGCTGATAAAGATACTCTAATAAAAAAATATAATGATAATCTTTATTTACAATACAACGACGACTTTAGTAATTTTATTTCTAATGATAAGATCAATATAGTCAACAACAATAAAAACGATTTAGTAAGCATCCAATTATTAAAATCTCCTTTACACCAGGATAAGTATATGTTGGTTATAACTTCACCTAGTATAAATACTATTTATTCAACAAAGGATACTCTCTCCAATATTAATGCAATCTCTTCAAATATAGCAGATGTATTGATATTAAATGAAAAAGGAGTTAAGGACTATGCCTATTATAGGGAAGAACTAAGCAAAGCAAACAAGAAAACCAGATGGGTAGATACTGTGAACTTTCAAGCAAAAATGATTTTTGTAATAGTTATATTCATATTAGTATTAATATCATTAGTTATAATATCCATAATAAGAGAAGCTCAAAAAAAGTAG
- a CDS encoding glucose-6-phosphate isomerase: protein MNKISFCYNNALDFVRQEEIDFMQPSIKMAHDLLHTKKGPGNDFLGWVDLPKNYDKEEFNRIKKAANRIKENSDVLLVIGIGGSYLGARAAIEMLSHSFRNNLTKEDREYPEIYFVGNNISSTYIMDLMDVIKDKDVSVNVISKSGTTTEPAISFRILKEYLENKYGKEEAKKRIFATTDAKKGALRQLAQNEGYETFVIPDDVGGRFSVLTAVGLLPIATAGINIDEIMKGANEARVDYDNENLADNNCYQYAAVRNVLHRKGKNIELMVNYEPALHFIGEWWKQLYGESEGKDQKGIFPASVDFSTDLHSMGQYVQDGRRDLFETVFNVETPRREETIKEDDKDLDGLNYLSGKTIDFVNKKAFEGTVLAHVDGNVPNLVINIPKLDEYNYGYLVYFFEKACAISGYILGVNPFDQPGVEAYKRNMFALLGKPGYEKEKEELEKRLNK, encoded by the coding sequence ATGAACAAGATAAGCTTTTGTTATAATAATGCACTTGACTTTGTAAGACAAGAAGAAATCGATTTTATGCAGCCTAGTATAAAAATGGCTCATGATTTACTACACACTAAAAAAGGACCTGGAAATGATTTTTTAGGATGGGTAGACCTTCCTAAGAATTACGATAAAGAAGAATTTAACAGAATAAAGAAGGCAGCAAACAGAATAAAAGAGAATTCAGATGTATTACTAGTAATAGGAATAGGTGGATCTTATTTAGGGGCTAGGGCTGCTATAGAGATGTTAAGTCATTCTTTTAGAAATAATTTAACTAAGGAAGATAGAGAGTATCCTGAAATATACTTTGTAGGTAATAATATAAGCTCTACATATATAATGGATTTAATGGATGTTATAAAGGATAAAGATGTTTCTGTAAATGTTATATCAAAATCTGGGACTACAACAGAGCCGGCTATAAGCTTTAGAATATTAAAAGAATACTTAGAAAATAAATATGGAAAAGAAGAAGCTAAAAAGAGAATATTTGCAACAACTGATGCTAAAAAAGGCGCATTAAGACAACTTGCACAAAATGAAGGATATGAAACTTTCGTAATTCCAGATGATGTAGGAGGAAGATTCTCTGTATTAACAGCAGTAGGACTTTTACCAATAGCTACAGCTGGAATTAACATAGATGAAATTATGAAGGGTGCAAATGAGGCTCGTGTTGACTATGATAATGAAAACTTAGCAGATAATAATTGTTATCAATATGCTGCTGTTAGAAATGTTCTTCACAGAAAAGGAAAGAATATAGAGCTTATGGTAAACTATGAGCCAGCACTTCACTTTATAGGTGAATGGTGGAAGCAGCTTTATGGAGAAAGTGAAGGAAAAGACCAAAAAGGTATATTCCCAGCTTCAGTTGATTTTTCAACAGATCTGCATTCTATGGGGCAATATGTACAAGATGGAAGAAGAGATTTATTTGAGACAGTATTTAATGTAGAAACTCCAAGAAGAGAAGAGACTATAAAAGAAGATGATAAGGATTTAGATGGACTTAACTACTTATCAGGAAAAACTATAGATTTTGTAAACAAGAAGGCTTTTGAAGGAACTGTACTTGCTCATGTTGATGGAAATGTTCCTAATTTAGTAATAAATATACCTAAACTTGATGAGTACAACTATGGATACTTAGTGTACTTCTTTGAGAAAGCTTGTGCTATAAGTGGATATATATTAGGAGTTAATCCTTTTGATCAACCAGGAGTGGAAGCTTATAAGAGAAACATGTTTGCACTTTTAGGTAAGCCTGGATATGAAAAAGAGAAAGAGGAACTTGAAAAGAGGTTAAATAAATAA
- a CDS encoding carbon-nitrogen hydrolase family protein, which translates to MSKNFKIALCQTKVKDDKDYNLKKALEFIEEAAINGANIISLGEMFICPYRNDAFIKYAEEEASSQTLKSISNMAKKHNVYVVAGSIPEKEEDRYYNTSYVIGKDGNIITKHRKMHLFDIDIKDGVYMKESDTFSYGENITIFDTDYCKVGLAICYDMRFPEIFRIMVQNDVKLVIVPAAFNNITGPAHWDIIIRNRAVDNQIYFAAASPARNYDETYLAYGHSSVCNPFGEIIGQLAEDEDILYSNIDLEYLEKVREQLPLLKHRRLDLYDIKTKR; encoded by the coding sequence ATGTCTAAAAATTTCAAAATAGCTTTGTGTCAGACTAAGGTAAAGGATGATAAGGATTATAATCTAAAGAAAGCTTTAGAATTTATAGAAGAGGCAGCTATTAATGGTGCAAATATTATTTCTTTAGGGGAGATGTTTATCTGTCCTTATAGAAATGATGCATTCATAAAATATGCTGAAGAAGAAGCGAGTAGCCAAACGCTTAAATCTATATCTAATATGGCAAAAAAACATAATGTATATGTAGTGGCCGGTTCTATTCCTGAGAAAGAAGAAGATAGGTATTATAATACATCATATGTTATAGGAAAAGACGGAAATATTATAACTAAACATAGAAAAATGCATCTATTTGATATAGACATAAAAGATGGAGTATATATGAAAGAATCTGATACATTCTCTTATGGAGAAAATATAACTATATTTGATACAGATTATTGCAAAGTAGGACTTGCTATATGTTATGATATGAGATTCCCTGAAATATTTAGAATTATGGTTCAAAATGATGTGAAACTTGTAATAGTTCCAGCCGCTTTTAATAATATTACAGGACCTGCTCATTGGGATATTATAATAAGAAATAGAGCTGTAGATAATCAGATATATTTTGCAGCAGCAAGCCCTGCTAGAAACTATGACGAGACTTATCTAGCTTATGGACACAGTAGTGTTTGTAATCCGTTTGGAGAGATTATAGGACAATTAGCTGAAGATGAAGACATATTGTATTCTAATATAGACTTAGAGTATTTAGAGAAGGTAAGGGAACAATTACCTCTTTTAAAACACAGAAGATTAGATTTATATGATATTAAAACAAAAAGATAA